The Telopea speciosissima isolate NSW1024214 ecotype Mountain lineage unplaced genomic scaffold, Tspe_v1 Tspe_v1.0651, whole genome shotgun sequence genomic sequence TGGTTAAGAATAGAGAAGTGCCACGCTGCCATTAACTATAAATATTATCCCTGGGCTTAGCCAGGCAATGCCACATTGTTTACTTGTCTAGACACATAGTATAATAAGATATTCAAGGAAAATGCTGTGAATAAACCTCTCTGAATCTCTGACAATGTGCTATTCTCCGACTTTCCATTTTATGGTATTGTTCAAATTCCTTTCCACTACTGAGTACTAACTTGGGAACCTGATGGTCTTTTACAAATTTCAACTGAACGAGAAGGTAAAATGGTCCTCCTTCATTGACGCCTGCCTTTCCTGTATGCCTGGATACTTGAAATACAATTGCATTATTGTCTTGTAAAATGATTTTCACCATTCATATTGGGCATTTATTGAAAAGTTTATCCATTACTTGGATGCAAATGTACATGCAACATATCATGCCATTACTCTAAACTcgactcagccttatcccaacataTCATGCCATTGATTGTATGATAAACGTCATAATGAAGTAGTACCTCTCGTGTTTTACTTCACTAGTAGTTGTGGATACGTTAGGATATAATGTTTAATTTTCAAAGCATTCTGGAATAGAACTCTAATTTGCTAATAAATAGCCTACTTTGGCTCTGTAGTTACTCATGGAATGTATGCTTCTATAATTTTACTGCAGAGAAGCAGATGAATCCCGCTTACGGGAAGTTTGTGAGAGCTTTCTTGGTCCTCCAACAGGGATGGCAGAGTCCACACCGTCAGATGCCAAGAATGCAGCATGGGATCCTTATGTGCTGGTAAGGCTTCTggactgtgtgtgtgtgtgtgtgtgtgtgtgtgtgtgcgcgtGCGCGTGTgcgtgtgtatgtgtgtggCTTAAGCTTCCGCCTTTGGCTCGCTACAGGGAATGAAAAAGCACAAACTCCTAAGAGAAGATATACTTCCAGCGATGGCTTCAAACAGAAAGGTGCAACGGTTGCTCAATGAGTTCATGGATCTACTGTCAGAATATGAAAGTGTTGAAGTCAATGTGGATCAAACCAgcccagtaccaccatcaacagaAGTGGATACTGCTCCACCGTTGACAGATCAAATGCCTCCTTCCGAAATGGCAAAGGAGACTGGTTTATCATTGACAGATCAAATGGATTCTTCCACTCTTGCAAAGGGGACTGGT encodes the following:
- the LOC122648257 gene encoding protein HIRA-like gives rise to the protein MAESTPSDAKNAAWDPYVLGMKKHKLLREDILPAMASNRKVQRLLNEFMDLLSEYESVEVNVDQTSPVPPSTEVDTAPPLTDQMPPSEMAKETGLSLTDQMDSSTLAKGTGLPSTDQLDSSPPEKDSSGS